In Thiovulum sp. ES, the genomic stretch TACCTATTGGTTTAAAACAAAACTATCTTAGCAGACATTGGTTCTTATTTGGAGATCATTAAGTCTAATTCCAAAGAACGAACTTTTGACTCCAAAGAACGAACTTTTGATTCTAAAGAACTAACTTTTGATTCTAAAGAACTAACTTTATCAGCCTTTTTACATACCTCATATATTTTCTTCTCTAATTTACATGTTTCTGATTTATCTAAACTAAACATGCAATCTGGCATAGAACAATAAGCACCAAGTTGAGAAAAGCTTGTTCCGAGAATTGCAAAACCGAGAAAAACTTTTTTGAAATTGTTTTGTATTTCCATTAAAAACCCTTTTTTTGTAGTTTTACTCAAAATTTTGAGCTTCCCAATTGTAAAAAAAAACAATAATTTGTCAAGTCGGAAAAAGCGATAAAATTTCAAAAAGTGCATGGAGGATTTTTTGGAACAAAAAGAGGCAAAAAATGAAGAGAACCTTGTAAAAAAAACTTGCCGAGAACTTGGAATAACTCAAAAGGAGTTGGCTGAATATTTTGGTGTTACACCAAAAGCAGTTTCAAACTGGGCAACACAAAAACATAAATTACCCACAAATTTCTACTTTCTAATTGATTTAATAAAAACACAAAGAAAATATAATTCTTTAATGAATGCAATTAACAATCATTAAAACTTGACTTATTAACGAAACTTCTATAAAATTCTTAAATCAAAGAGAAATCCTTAACCTTTCCTCTTTGAAATAAATGAACAAGGTTTAATTTTGAACCTAATCACAAAAAATTTTAACACAACAGATATAAGAATTCTATTAATTGATGGTAGAGAATATTTTGTTGCAAAAGACACAGCTCTTTTATTAGGCTACTCAAATACTAACGATGCAATTTCTCGACATTGTAAAAAAGCAAAATCTGTAAGAGATTTTTTAAGGGATCAAAGAACACTACCCCTTGATTTAAATGGGGTCGGGAATTTAGATATTCAGACAAAATTAATTCCAGAGTCCGATGTTTGGCGATTAGTTATCAAATCAAAACTTCCAGAAACTGAAAAGATTGAAGAGTGGATCATGGAAGAAGTTTTACCATCAATCCGAAAAACGGGATCGTATTCTTTGCAAAAAAGTGAAACAAATCTTGTTGAAGAAATTTCACTTTCTGAAATTGTCGAACAGACTGAAAAAGCTGTTGAAGTGATGAAACTTTTGGAAAATAGAAATGCTTTTGAACTTTTCCAAATTGACCAAATCGCAGGAAAATTTTCACCAACAAAACTTCTAAACATTGATTTTTCTCAAACATATTTTTTGCCGACTGAAATTGGAAAAATTTTAGGAATTTCTGGAGCAGAAGTGAATTTGATTTTGGAAAAGAGAGGCTTTCAATTTCGAGATGAAAATGGAATTTGGCGACCGACCTCATCGGGAAAAGAGTTCTGCTTAGAAATTGGAAATCAATTCAATCAACTCAAATGGAGAATTTCCACAATTCTTTAATTCTCAAGTTTGTCGGGGTTTTCCCGACAAAAAAGAGTTTTAGAATTTAGCTTGAATTTTTCCAACAACACTTGGGTCTTCAAGAGTTGAAGTATCTTGAGTGATTTCCTCACCTTTTACAATCGACCGTAGAATTCTTCTCATGATTTTTCCGCTTCGTGTTTTTGGCAGTCCCGGAACAATCACAATTTCATCACATTTTGCAATCGGGCCAATCTCTTTTACGATAATTTTGTTGAGTTCTTTGAGAAGTTCAACATCTTCACCAAGAGTATCTTCCGACTTGATTACGATGTAAGCAAAAACAGCATCACCTTTTACAGGATGAGGTTTTCCAACAACAGCAACTTCTGCTACATTTTCGTGATGACCAATTGCTGATTCAATTTCCGCAGTTCCCATTCTGTGTCCAGAAACATTAATTACATCGTCAGTTCGACCTGTGATAACGATGTATCCGTTTTCGTCATACATTGCACCATCACCTGAAAAATAGACTGGTTTTCCATCTTTTTTCGCATCGCCAAAGTATGATTTTTTGAATCTCTCTGGATCATTCCAAATTGTTCGGATCATTGAAGGCCATGGTTTTGTAATACAAAGAAGACCTTTTTCACCCTCTGGCATTTTTTCACCGTTTTCATCAATAATTTCAGCCGTGATTCCTGGAAGTGGATTTGTCGCCGACCCTGGTTTAATTGGAGTTGCAAAAGGAAGTGGAGAAACCATATGTCCGCCTGTTTCTGTTTGCCACCAAGTATCCACGATTGGACATTTTCCGCCACCAATTTCATTGTAATACCAAAGCCAAGCATCTGGATTAATTGGCTCACCAACTGTTCCAAGAACTCGAAGTGATGATAAATCATATTTTGCTGGTTCGTCCGCACCTTGTTTGTGAAGAAGTCGAATTGCTGTTGGTGCTGTGTAGAACTGATTTACTTGATATTCCTCAATCATTTTCCACCATCGACCCGCATCTGGATAGAGTGGCACACCCTCAAACATAACAGTTGTCGCACCCATTGCAAGTGGTCCATAAACAATATATGTGTGTCCAGTAATCCAACCAACATCAGCAGTACACCAATATGTGTCGTTTTCCCGAACATCAAATACATTTTCCATTGTTGTTTGTGCATGTAAAATATATCCAGCT encodes the following:
- a CDS encoding acetate--CoA ligase (PFAM: Domain of unknown function (DUF3448); AMP-binding enzyme~TIGRFAM: acetate--CoA ligase), with the protein product MEKLYQPNRDEAKKARVKNICEYENMVADANNDYEKFWGDLAKEKITWFEPFDEVLDEGDAPFYKWFKNGKLNVSYQCIDRHLETRKNKAAIIFEGELGDQKVITYRELYYEVNKTANLLKNKFGIQKGDRVVIYMPMIPETAVMMLAVARIGAIHSVVFGGFSADALRDRIIDAEAKLVVTTDGAYRRGKPYLLKPVVDEALSTGCESVKKVLVVERNGEEIHWEAGRDFSYQELVKDESPICEPEIMDSEDPLFLLYTSGSTGKPKGVQHSQAGYILHAQTTMENVFDVRENDTYWCTADVGWITGHTYIVYGPLAMGATTVMFEGVPLYPDAGRWWKMIEEYQVNQFYTAPTAIRLLHKQGADEPAKYDLSSLRVLGTVGEPINPDAWLWYYNEIGGGKCPIVDTWWQTETGGHMVSPLPFATPIKPGSATNPLPGITAEIIDENGEKMPEGEKGLLCITKPWPSMIRTIWNDPERFKKSYFGDAKKDGKPVYFSGDGAMYDENGYIVITGRTDDVINVSGHRMGTAEIESAIGHHENVAEVAVVGKPHPVKGDAVFAYIVIKSEDTLGEDVELLKELNKIIVKEIGPIAKCDEIVIVPGLPKTRSGKIMRRILRSIVKGEEITQDTSTLEDPSVVGKIQAKF
- a CDS encoding prophage antirepressor (PFAM: BRO family, N-terminal domain) gives rise to the protein MNLITKNFNTTDIRILLIDGREYFVAKDTALLLGYSNTNDAISRHCKKAKSVRDFLRDQRTLPLDLNGVGNLDIQTKLIPESDVWRLVIKSKLPETEKIEEWIMEEVLPSIRKTGSYSLQKSETNLVEEISLSEIVEQTEKAVEVMKLLENRNAFELFQIDQIAGKFSPTKLLNIDFSQTYFLPTEIGKILGISGAEVNLILEKRGFQFRDENGIWRPTSSGKEFCLEIGNQFNQLKWRISTIL
- a CDS encoding putative transcriptional regulator (PFAM: Helix-turn-helix), encoding MEQKEAKNEENLVKKTCRELGITQKELAEYFGVTPKAVSNWATQKHKLPTNFYFLIDLIKTQRKYNSLMNAINNH